In Streptomyces sp. NBC_00704, a genomic segment contains:
- a CDS encoding phosphatase PAP2 family protein: protein MTTAMHLSSQLAVNVPDVRSPLTGSAGGTRTVVALDGSSLDGPAYLDVVDLARHAPAWLDDTVSAWSAYGLALFAVLMAVGWWQARRAGAAAAVMALAAPVAVVAAYGTNAALKLLVREDRPCRSLRAATLEACPAPGDWSFPSNHAAIAAAAAVALFFVSRRLGACAAVAACAMAASRVWVGAHYPHDVLAGLVTGAAAALLAMSSLRRGRAEAWAARLAATRLRPLLAATP, encoded by the coding sequence ATGACCACAGCCATGCACCTATCGTCGCAGCTCGCCGTCAACGTGCCGGACGTCCGGTCACCACTCACGGGGAGCGCGGGCGGCACGCGGACGGTCGTCGCCCTCGACGGCTCGTCGCTCGACGGCCCCGCCTACCTCGACGTGGTCGACCTCGCCCGGCACGCACCCGCGTGGCTCGACGACACGGTGTCGGCGTGGTCCGCGTACGGGCTCGCGTTGTTCGCGGTGCTCATGGCCGTCGGCTGGTGGCAGGCCCGGCGTGCGGGCGCCGCCGCGGCGGTCATGGCACTCGCCGCGCCGGTCGCCGTGGTCGCCGCGTACGGGACGAACGCCGCGCTGAAACTGCTGGTGCGCGAGGACCGCCCCTGCCGGAGCCTGCGGGCGGCCACGCTGGAGGCGTGCCCGGCCCCCGGCGACTGGTCCTTCCCCAGCAACCACGCGGCCATCGCCGCCGCCGCGGCCGTCGCCCTGTTCTTCGTCTCGCGCCGGCTCGGCGCGTGCGCCGCGGTGGCCGCCTGCGCGATGGCGGCCTCCCGTGTCTGGGTCGGCGCGCACTACCCCCACGACGTGCTGGCGGGTCTCGTCACGGGCGCGGCGGCCGCCCTGCTCGCCATGTCGTCGCTGCGGCGCGGACGGGCGGAGGCGTGGGCGGCACGGCTGGCCGCCACCCGGCTGCGTCCGCTGCTCGCGGCGACTCCGTGA
- a CDS encoding DUF4396 domain-containing protein, with protein sequence MKDSTHHTGATHDTGTTHDTGVAHEHADHAAADGALSHGHGGGPHGGASWGTAVKATLHCLTGCAVGEIVGMVIGTALMWGNVSTMVLAIALSFLFGYSFTLFAVRRAGLDLRSAVRVALAADTVSIAVMELVDNGIIALVPGAMDAQLADGLFWSTLLGGFAVALLVTTPVNKWMIGRGRGHAVAHAHH encoded by the coding sequence ATGAAGGACAGCACCCATCACACCGGTGCCACGCATGACACGGGCACCACCCATGACACCGGCGTCGCGCACGAGCACGCCGACCACGCCGCCGCCGACGGCGCCCTGAGTCATGGCCACGGTGGCGGCCCGCACGGCGGAGCGTCGTGGGGAACGGCGGTGAAGGCGACCCTGCACTGCCTCACGGGGTGCGCCGTCGGCGAGATCGTCGGCATGGTGATCGGGACCGCCCTCATGTGGGGCAACGTGTCCACGATGGTGCTGGCGATCGCGCTGTCGTTCCTGTTCGGCTACTCGTTCACCCTGTTCGCGGTGCGCCGGGCGGGCCTGGACCTGAGGTCCGCCGTCCGGGTGGCGCTGGCCGCCGACACCGTCTCGATCGCGGTGATGGAGCTGGTCGACAACGGGATCATCGCCCTGGTTCCGGGCGCCATGGACGCCCAGCTGGCCGACGGGCTGTTCTGGTCGACGCTGCTCGGCGGCTTCGCGGTGGCGCTGCTGGTCACCACTCCCGTCAACAAGTGGATGATCGGACGCGGCAGGGGCCATGCGGTCGCCCACGCCCACCACTGA